Proteins from a genomic interval of Qipengyuania sp. JC766:
- the nadA gene encoding quinolinate synthase NadA: MTAETSLPQGEDLLAEINRLRKERNAVILAHYYQRPQIQDLADFVGDSLQLSQMAAETDADVIAFCGVKFMADTAKILSPEKIVVLPDMDAGCSLEDSCPPEKFKAFREAHPDHIALTYINCSTEVKALSDVIVTSSSAETILQQIPEDQKIIFGPDRHLGGYLSRKFGREMLLWPGVCIVHEAFSETELLKLKQQHPDAPIAAHPECPPTILDHADYVGSTSGILQYSKTFEGDTIIIATEPHIIHQMEKAVPEKTFIGAPGADGNCACNICPYMALNTLPKLYTALRDLEPRIEIEEGLRLKAKQSLDRMLEMASGTIGKGDLGKI; encoded by the coding sequence ATGACAGCCGAAACTAGCCTTCCGCAAGGCGAAGACCTACTCGCCGAGATCAATCGCCTGCGCAAGGAGCGCAACGCGGTGATCCTGGCGCATTACTACCAGAGACCCCAGATCCAGGATCTCGCGGACTTCGTCGGCGACAGCCTGCAGCTTAGCCAGATGGCGGCCGAAACGGACGCGGACGTCATAGCCTTTTGCGGGGTCAAGTTCATGGCCGATACCGCCAAGATCCTGAGCCCGGAAAAGATCGTGGTACTGCCGGACATGGATGCCGGCTGCTCGCTGGAAGATTCCTGTCCCCCGGAAAAGTTCAAGGCGTTCCGGGAAGCGCATCCGGACCACATCGCGTTGACCTACATCAACTGTTCGACCGAGGTGAAGGCTCTGTCGGACGTGATCGTCACCAGCAGCAGTGCCGAAACGATCCTGCAGCAGATCCCGGAGGACCAGAAGATCATCTTCGGGCCTGATCGCCACCTGGGCGGATACCTTTCGCGCAAGTTCGGGCGGGAAATGCTGCTGTGGCCGGGCGTCTGCATCGTCCACGAGGCCTTCAGCGAGACCGAACTGCTCAAGCTGAAGCAGCAGCATCCCGACGCGCCCATCGCCGCGCATCCCGAATGCCCACCGACCATTCTCGACCATGCGGACTATGTCGGCAGCACGAGCGGCATCCTGCAATATTCGAAGACATTCGAAGGCGACACGATCATCATCGCCACCGAACCGCACATCATCCACCAGATGGAAAAGGCGGTGCCGGAAAAGACCTTCATCGGCGCGCCCGGTGCGGACGGCAATTGCGCCTGCAACATCTGCCCCTACATGGCGCTCAACACGCTGCCCAAGCTCTACACCGCCCTGCGCGACCTGGAGCCGCGGATCGAGATCGAGGAAGGGTTGCGGCTGAAGGCAAAGCAGAGCCTCGACAGGATGCTGGAGATGGCCAGCGGCACGATCGGCAAGGGCGATCTCGGCAAGATCTAG
- a CDS encoding Brp/Blh family beta-carotene 15,15'-dioxygenase: protein MASRYGPTLEGSRSPTGALLVGCVLLAAVVALLVGGAAPTALGLALFVAGLAHGAGDEGGGRIRQFTLIHAAAYLIVGAAVTFLFLVAPLAALAMFLILSAWHFARDGAGSEPVARLAIALLAVGGSAVFRPAETAALFDLVLGIGTPAIFMRAVAAAGVAGVGLGLFAIVRARDNLAPIALAIASVALFPPVLGVALVFLLCHALPVQRRQIETYGMAAFRKAVALPVMLASAGAILLAAACLAGFLSVPLAAAIAFGLATPHMLTERLDH from the coding sequence TTGGCCTCGCGCTACGGTCCGACACTCGAAGGGTCCCGGTCGCCGACCGGGGCCCTTCTTGTCGGATGCGTCCTGCTGGCCGCGGTCGTGGCGCTGCTGGTCGGAGGGGCTGCGCCCACGGCATTGGGCCTCGCGCTGTTCGTCGCGGGGCTCGCACACGGGGCTGGGGACGAGGGCGGCGGACGCATTCGCCAGTTCACCCTGATCCACGCCGCCGCCTACCTGATCGTCGGGGCCGCGGTGACCTTCCTCTTCCTCGTCGCGCCCTTGGCGGCGCTCGCCATGTTCCTGATCCTCTCCGCCTGGCATTTCGCGCGGGACGGGGCGGGAAGCGAACCGGTCGCCCGCCTGGCGATTGCCCTGCTCGCCGTGGGCGGCAGCGCGGTGTTCCGCCCCGCCGAGACGGCAGCCCTGTTCGACCTCGTTCTGGGGATCGGGACACCGGCGATTTTCATGCGCGCCGTCGCCGCGGCAGGCGTCGCGGGCGTCGGCCTCGGACTGTTCGCGATCGTCCGGGCACGCGACAATCTCGCGCCGATTGCGCTGGCTATCGCAAGCGTCGCCCTGTTCCCGCCGGTGCTGGGCGTGGCGCTGGTCTTCCTCCTGTGCCACGCCCTGCCGGTACAGCGGCGGCAGATCGAAACCTACGGGATGGCCGCCTTCCGCAAGGCCGTCGCCCTGCCGGTCATGCTCGCGAGCGCCGGCGCCATCCTGCTGGCGGCCGCCTGCCTCGCAGGCTTCCTGTCCGTCCCGCTGGCGGCCGCCATCGCCTTCGGATTGGCGACCCCTCACATGCTGACGGAGCGGCTGGATCACTAG
- a CDS encoding bacteriorhodopsin — protein sequence MIAGNVAEHLGNIENIVSLTPGQYTTGSLILMVSYGAHFAFILYFLTMSFSLAPRYRIVAILSAVVMASAGLSLLREATLWQDSYAFLDGMYRPLAEGETFTNAFRYGNWTITVPLLLTQLPIAFALSRPDLHRRAIRMAIPALLMIWTGLYGQFGEIGNWTQLNVWGVISTVFFVWLIVEVRGTITAGIANSPPQLVAWPKNIWWYFLATWGLYPIAYALPQLGFTGDVVVTRQLLYSIADISSKLIYGVILSRYVLRRSALEGYAPAAEALETSPLGAKVASVRGD from the coding sequence ATGATTGCAGGGAACGTCGCCGAGCACCTCGGCAATATCGAAAACATAGTTTCACTCACGCCGGGCCAGTATACGACCGGTTCTCTCATCCTCATGGTCAGTTACGGGGCGCATTTCGCGTTCATCCTGTACTTCCTGACGATGAGCTTCAGCCTTGCCCCGCGGTACCGGATCGTGGCGATCCTTTCGGCGGTGGTGATGGCCTCCGCCGGCCTCAGCCTCCTGCGGGAAGCGACCCTCTGGCAGGACAGCTACGCTTTCCTCGACGGGATGTATCGCCCGCTGGCTGAAGGCGAGACCTTCACCAACGCGTTCCGTTACGGGAACTGGACGATCACCGTCCCGCTCCTGCTGACGCAGCTTCCGATCGCCTTCGCGCTGTCGCGCCCGGACCTCCATCGCCGCGCGATCCGCATGGCGATACCGGCCCTGCTGATGATCTGGACGGGCCTCTACGGCCAGTTCGGCGAAATCGGCAACTGGACGCAGCTGAACGTGTGGGGCGTCATCTCGACGGTGTTCTTCGTCTGGCTCATCGTGGAAGTGCGCGGCACGATCACGGCTGGCATCGCGAACAGCCCGCCGCAGCTGGTGGCCTGGCCCAAGAACATCTGGTGGTACTTCCTGGCGACCTGGGGCCTGTACCCGATCGCCTACGCCCTGCCGCAGCTGGGCTTCACCGGGGATGTCGTGGTCACGCGCCAGCTTCTCTACTCGATCGCCGATATTTCGTCGAAGCTGATCTACGGCGTGATCCTTTCGCGTTACGTCCTGCGCCGTAGTGCGCTGGAAGGCTACGCGCCGGCTGCCGAGGCACTGGAAACCTCGCCTCTCGGGGCAAAGGTCGCTTCGGTCCGCGGGGACTGA